The following DNA comes from Amycolatopsis solani.
CTGCTCGGCGCGATCGCGGTGCCGGTCGGGACGCGCATCTTCCGCCGCCGCTCCGCTCAGGCCTGAGCGAGGTCCGGATGTACAAGATGCCGGGCGCGGGTGTCGGGGTGGCCGGTGGCGGGGTGGGCACCCTCGCCGCCACCGGCGCCGACATCGGGTGGTGGCTGGCCGTCGGCGTGCTCCTGGTCCTGCTCGGGACCATCGCGCTGATCGCCGTCCACCGCCGCAACCGCCGTCTCTCCCAGGCGCGGGATTGAGATAAGGGCCGTCGGCGTGTGCCCCTCGCACGCCGGCGGCCCCCTCGGTGGAAATTTTCGGGAAAGATGGACTATGTGGATAAGGGGCACCGCGGGGTGGATGTGATGTTGCTGGCCGGTACGCGGCCCGAAGCGCTCAAGCTCGCGCCGCTGGCACTGGCGCTGGACGAGCACCCGGCCCTGCGGCCGGTCCTGGTCCACAGTGGCCAGCACCCGGGCATGGTCGAGCAGGCGCTGGAACCGTTCGGGCTGGCCGTCGACGCGTGGCTGGACGTGCCGCCGCGGGTCACCGGCGGGCAGGCGGAGCTCGTCGCCGGCCTGCTGCCCGCGCTCGACGACGTGCTGCGCCGCCACGCCCCGGCGGCGCTGGTCGTCCAGGGCGACACCACGACGACGCTCGCCGGCGCGCTGGCCGCGTTCTGGCTGGGCATCCCGGTGGTGCACCTGGAAGCCGGGCTGCGCACGCACGACCTCGCGGCGCCG
Coding sequences within:
- a CDS encoding LPXTG cell wall anchor domain-containing protein, coding for MYKMPGAGVGVAGGGVGTLAATGADIGWWLAVGVLLVLLGTIALIAVHRRNRRLSQARD